The following coding sequences lie in one Mucilaginibacter sp. KACC 22773 genomic window:
- a CDS encoding TlpA disulfide reductase family protein, with product MKKIILFALTTWPAIVFAQDNKYDIQGKIGDFNAPAKMYLEYRFPKGKPIYDSCAVVNGKFHFAGSVGAAPLNAYLLFNSKGTGTGKADGYRAIYLEPGLININATDKIENATVDGPKTNQENEKYQLLQKPVNEAYTALDEKQKAATDEQKASPEYIKKAKADEKAIDEMSAAIDKKFIRENPNSIISLNALESLAYSADYVDLKPLYDALTPAVKSTDAGKALGERMPKLKAVALGAVAPEFAEADTSGKVINLSSFRGQYVLIDFWASWCGPCRRENPNVVKAYNHYKGQKFTILGVSLDKPNAKDKWLAAIHKDGLTWNHVSDLKFWDSKAAGLYAVRGIPQNFLLDPNGKIIAKNLRGDDLEDKLAEIFGKI from the coding sequence ATGAAAAAGATAATATTATTTGCATTAACTACTTGGCCTGCTATTGTTTTTGCCCAGGATAACAAGTATGATATACAAGGTAAAATAGGTGATTTTAATGCTCCTGCCAAAATGTACCTGGAATACAGGTTCCCGAAGGGTAAACCCATTTATGATTCATGTGCCGTGGTTAATGGTAAATTCCATTTTGCAGGCTCGGTTGGTGCAGCACCACTTAACGCTTATTTATTGTTTAACTCAAAAGGTACCGGAACGGGTAAGGCCGATGGCTATCGGGCCATTTATCTTGAACCTGGTTTAATAAACATAAACGCAACTGATAAAATAGAAAATGCGACAGTTGATGGCCCTAAAACCAACCAGGAAAACGAGAAATATCAGTTGCTGCAAAAGCCCGTAAATGAAGCTTATACCGCTTTGGACGAAAAGCAGAAAGCGGCCACGGACGAGCAAAAGGCCTCTCCTGAATATATTAAAAAAGCAAAAGCCGACGAAAAAGCGATTGACGAGATGAGCGCGGCTATAGATAAAAAATTCATCAGAGAAAACCCCAATTCAATCATCAGCCTGAATGCCCTTGAATCATTAGCCTACAGCGCCGATTATGTAGATCTTAAACCTTTATATGACGCCCTAACGCCTGCTGTAAAAAGTACCGACGCAGGTAAGGCATTAGGCGAGAGGATGCCTAAGCTTAAGGCTGTAGCCCTGGGCGCTGTTGCACCGGAATTTGCCGAGGCTGATACCAGCGGAAAAGTTATCAACCTGTCTTCATTCCGCGGGCAATATGTTTTGATTGATTTTTGGGCATCATGGTGTGGCCCCTGCCGCAGGGAAAACCCCAATGTGGTAAAAGCTTATAACCATTACAAAGGTCAAAAATTTACCATCCTGGGCGTATCGCTTGATAAGCCAAATGCTAAAGACAAATGGTTGGCTGCCATTCACAAAGACGGCCTAACCTGGAACCACGTTTCTGATCTTAAATTTTGGGATAGCAAAGCGGCAGGTTTATACGCCGTTCGCGGCATCCCGCAAAACTTTCTGTTAGATCCCAACGGAAAAATAATTGCCAAAAACCTGCGCGGCGACGATCTGGAAGATAAACTTGCCGAGATTTTTGGGAAAATATAG
- a CDS encoding acyltransferase family protein produces MQPDKRNHLIDLLRILAASWVVFFHLNQPIKPIDNWYRDFCKYGHLGVPVFFIISGYCILIALHHAKKPTEFIVRRFFRIFPPYWFSLAITAVIILLLKFTTSVNSVAVIPKNITGIVATLTLTTTPITDIKTINWVYWTLSYEMFFYLAVFACAFFKKQYFVIALTVVTLLSTVLPRFESGPLFFLNLWPLFSLGVALYQLLHQPAYKWFNIALLAFTAVDFYATHQSYIYIVLCLITGALIVINHFKPLKNNLLSRYGDVSYSLYLVHVPIGIYLLGHLKTTAIQTNVALNIVFDVAILIFLVFISGLMHRYIELPAIKYGKRFGK; encoded by the coding sequence ATGCAACCCGATAAAAGAAACCACCTGATAGATTTGCTGAGGATATTGGCAGCTTCATGGGTAGTTTTTTTTCATCTCAACCAGCCTATAAAACCTATTGATAACTGGTATCGCGATTTTTGTAAGTACGGGCACCTGGGGGTACCTGTATTTTTTATCATAAGCGGTTATTGTATACTTATAGCGCTTCACCATGCCAAAAAGCCAACCGAATTTATTGTAAGGCGTTTCTTCCGTATTTTCCCACCTTATTGGTTCAGTTTGGCTATAACCGCCGTGATAATTTTATTGCTAAAGTTTACAACCAGCGTGAATTCAGTTGCTGTGATCCCTAAAAATATCACTGGTATAGTGGCAACCCTCACCCTTACCACAACACCCATAACCGATATAAAAACTATCAACTGGGTGTACTGGACACTATCGTACGAGATGTTTTTTTACCTGGCTGTATTTGCCTGCGCCTTTTTTAAAAAACAATATTTTGTAATTGCTTTAACAGTTGTTACGCTGTTGAGTACTGTTTTACCCCGGTTTGAATCGGGGCCTTTGTTCTTTTTAAACCTGTGGCCATTGTTTAGCCTTGGTGTAGCCTTATACCAGTTGCTGCATCAGCCTGCCTATAAATGGTTTAATATAGCCTTATTGGCTTTTACAGCAGTTGATTTTTATGCAACCCATCAATCCTATATTTACATTGTACTTTGCTTAATTACTGGGGCGCTTATTGTTATCAACCACTTTAAACCGCTAAAAAACAACTTGCTTAGCCGTTATGGCGATGTTTCCTATTCGCTTTACCTGGTACACGTGCCCATCGGCATCTATTTGTTAGGGCATTTGAAAACCACCGCGATACAAACCAATGTTGCTTTAAATATTGTTTTTGACGTGGCGATATTGATATTCCTGGTGTTTATTTCCGGGCTAATGCACCGGTATATCGAATTGCCCGCTATTAAATATGGCAAGCGGTTTGGGAAGTGA
- a CDS encoding 4a-hydroxytetrahydrobiopterin dehydratase — translation MMWQEIDNKLYRAFKFKDFSEAFSFMTRVALLAESNNHHPTWKNEWNKVEIWLSTHDQGDIVTDKDRSLASSIDKILEGVSV, via the coding sequence ATGATGTGGCAGGAAATTGATAACAAACTTTACAGGGCATTTAAATTTAAAGACTTTTCGGAAGCATTTTCTTTTATGACCCGGGTGGCCTTGCTGGCCGAATCGAATAATCATCACCCCACCTGGAAAAATGAATGGAATAAAGTTGAAATCTGGCTGTCGACTCACGACCAGGGAGATATCGTTACTGATAAGGATAGATCGTTAGCCTCCTCTATTGATAAAATATTGGAAGGTGTTTCGGTTTAA
- a CDS encoding murein L,D-transpeptidase catalytic domain-containing protein, protein MKPYLKFLALLQFLLLTAAANAAAPHIDVNRTRQKAKQSLAFCKQKGYNTRYCILIDMSLHSGVKRFMVWDFRKNDTMITGLVSHGCASAPWSGVWTKDKPVFSNSDGSHCTALGKYQINGRAYSAWGIHVKYFLAGLESTNNNAYVRQIVFHSWEKVAEADVYPNGTPEGWGCPAISNNTLKIVDALIRKQKKRMLMWIYS, encoded by the coding sequence GTGAAACCTTATCTTAAATTCCTCGCCCTATTGCAGTTCCTGCTGTTAACCGCAGCCGCTAACGCTGCTGCCCCGCATATCGACGTTAACCGTACCAGGCAAAAGGCCAAACAAAGCCTTGCTTTTTGCAAACAGAAAGGCTACAATACCCGTTACTGTATTTTGATAGACATGAGCCTGCACTCGGGTGTTAAGCGATTTATGGTTTGGGATTTTCGTAAAAACGATACCATGATTACCGGCCTGGTAAGCCATGGCTGCGCCAGTGCGCCGTGGTCGGGCGTGTGGACAAAAGACAAACCCGTTTTCAGCAATAGTGACGGCAGCCATTGTACCGCCCTGGGGAAATACCAGATTAATGGCCGGGCTTACAGCGCCTGGGGCATCCACGTAAAATACTTTTTAGCCGGGTTGGAGAGCACCAATAATAATGCCTATGTCAGGCAAATCGTATTCCACTCCTGGGAAAAAGTTGCCGAAGCCGATGTATATCCCAACGGTACGCCCGAAGGCTGGGGCTGCCCCGCCATATCAAACAACACCCTTAAAATTGTCGATGCGCTGATCAGGAAGCAAAAAAAACGGATGCTGATGTGGATATATAGTTAG
- a CDS encoding formimidoylglutamase yields MSLADFFKPIDLKKITPKKGYYTSQLGDKIVHYSVDFPDLEEKTDMAIIGVMDDRNATDNQGCALGPDYIREKLYQLNEGGYNLKIADLGNIAAGASVTDTYFALKTVVSELVKKDIIPIILGGGQDLTYAQYLGYEDLEQKVDLVVVDARFDLDEDETPAGLETTSQSYLNKIFLHEPNYLFNFSNLGYQTYFASQESLRVMDKLYFDVHRLGELSGNIAVTEPAIRNASMVSFDVGAIRSADAAGNANATPNGFNGQEACQLCRYAGFNDKLSSIGFYEFNPAYDNNGQTAMLLAQMIWYFIDGFYGRKRDFPLNPKSQYLIYKTSLKHEDQEVVFVKSKKSDRWWMQVPYPTGGSKNERFHLVPCSYADYKTATSGELPDLWWRTYQKLN; encoded by the coding sequence ATGTCCTTAGCTGATTTTTTTAAACCCATCGATCTGAAAAAGATCACTCCTAAAAAGGGCTACTATACCAGTCAGCTTGGCGATAAAATTGTGCATTATTCTGTCGATTTTCCCGACCTTGAGGAGAAAACCGACATGGCCATTATTGGCGTTATGGACGATAGAAATGCTACCGATAACCAGGGCTGCGCCCTTGGCCCCGACTATATCCGCGAAAAACTTTACCAGCTTAATGAAGGTGGCTATAACTTAAAAATTGCCGATCTGGGCAATATTGCAGCAGGCGCATCGGTTACTGATACCTACTTTGCCCTTAAAACCGTGGTATCCGAACTGGTGAAAAAAGATATTATCCCCATTATTTTAGGTGGCGGGCAGGATTTAACCTACGCCCAATACCTTGGCTACGAAGACCTGGAACAGAAGGTTGACCTGGTAGTAGTAGATGCCCGTTTTGACCTTGATGAGGACGAAACCCCGGCAGGATTGGAAACAACTTCGCAATCATATCTCAACAAAATATTTTTGCACGAACCCAATTACCTGTTCAATTTTAGCAACCTGGGGTACCAAACTTATTTTGCCAGCCAGGAAAGTTTGCGGGTGATGGATAAGCTTTACTTTGATGTACACCGCCTTGGCGAGCTAAGCGGCAACATTGCCGTAACCGAGCCTGCCATCCGTAACGCCAGCATGGTAAGTTTTGATGTGGGGGCCATCCGATCGGCTGATGCTGCAGGCAACGCCAATGCTACCCCCAATGGCTTTAACGGGCAGGAGGCCTGCCAGCTATGCCGCTACGCGGGGTTTAACGATAAGCTAAGCTCGATAGGTTTTTATGAGTTTAACCCGGCCTACGATAATAATGGCCAAACGGCTATGTTGCTGGCGCAGATGATCTGGTATTTTATTGATGGGTTTTACGGCCGTAAGCGCGATTTTCCGCTCAATCCAAAATCACAATACCTTATTTACAAAACCAGCCTGAAGCATGAAGACCAGGAGGTTGTATTTGTAAAAAGCAAAAAATCCGACCGCTGGTGGATGCAGGTACCTTACCCAACGGGGGGCTCAAAAAACGAACGCTTCCACCTGGTGCCCTGTAGCTATGCCGACTATAAAACGGCCACATCCGGCGAGTTGCCCGACCTTTGGTGGCGCACTTATCAAAAATTAAACTGA
- a CDS encoding discoidin domain-containing protein produces MSKILRILLLIIATLFAGCNKDVVEINTKSAITSNSQSLKISPVHTDIPVVSISASSTYPTWDASNAIDSNTATSWSSARHLSSNGVEFVQFYFSGAVDINYVKLTPRYGSNNAGLCFPLNFTIYYYTGASWVAAKSFTNFANPQKSDNYDLPVTIPLPVTVHASGIKIEVTGLRADGPNYYFQLAEVAAGFDDGFNHFKWTGNDNAVRQNRINNAGSDSFNPDRIFNWTQDDRDPIIRGTTNAINPNIYAPNIVYNGGNWHIYYGGWDNTSAKNDRIFTTVTYDDFLTFGTHTLVIGNGDRRHVNNETVLKKPDGSWLMYYTSLAQNSVANKPSFATSADGIAWAPNTGSGNAFLNMANYPNWATADVNGSNVAYLENGIYHLYFNDFATRPKAVHHAVSTDGINFNYTGDALAENLVAQDVKAFTYNNATYYLMGMHHNRQELRYSLSNSLTSFPASSFLLGNYNAADLYIVSMGFVTNANRLYGIIYGAGPTGDLSHNSLHARWLTKKIIFISDRTNARWGDIERAHGPNQVVLYMSTVMETGRFYVYDTDGTTLLYTSPQVTMRSGDVWTYNQ; encoded by the coding sequence ATGAGTAAAATTTTGCGCATATTGCTTCTAATAATTGCTACTTTATTTGCGGGCTGCAACAAAGATGTAGTAGAAATAAACACAAAATCTGCAATTACGTCTAACAGCCAAAGCCTGAAAATATCGCCGGTACATACCGATATTCCTGTTGTCAGCATTTCGGCATCATCAACCTATCCTACGTGGGACGCATCAAATGCAATTGACAGTAATACTGCTACCAGCTGGAGCTCGGCCAGGCATTTAAGTTCAAATGGTGTGGAGTTTGTTCAATTTTATTTTAGCGGTGCCGTTGATATAAATTATGTGAAGCTTACCCCAAGGTACGGCAGCAATAATGCAGGCTTATGCTTCCCCTTAAATTTTACAATTTATTATTATACGGGTGCATCATGGGTGGCAGCAAAATCGTTCACTAATTTTGCCAATCCCCAAAAAAGCGACAACTATGATTTGCCGGTGACCATACCGCTGCCGGTTACTGTGCATGCCAGCGGCATAAAAATAGAAGTTACCGGGCTACGCGCCGATGGCCCCAACTATTATTTCCAGCTGGCTGAAGTTGCCGCGGGATTTGATGACGGCTTCAATCATTTTAAATGGACCGGCAATGATAACGCTGTCAGGCAAAACCGGATTAATAACGCAGGTTCGGACTCATTTAACCCGGACCGCATTTTCAACTGGACACAAGACGACCGCGACCCCATCATCCGGGGCACAACCAATGCTATTAACCCTAATATATATGCGCCAAACATAGTTTATAATGGCGGCAACTGGCATATTTATTATGGCGGCTGGGACAATACATCAGCAAAAAACGACCGGATATTTACAACGGTTACTTATGACGACTTTTTAACTTTTGGCACCCATACTTTAGTGATTGGCAATGGCGACAGGCGCCACGTAAACAACGAAACTGTATTAAAGAAGCCAGATGGCAGCTGGCTGATGTATTATACTTCGTTAGCTCAAAACTCGGTTGCCAATAAGCCCAGCTTTGCAACCTCGGCCGATGGCATTGCCTGGGCCCCAAATACCGGCTCGGGCAATGCCTTTTTAAATATGGCCAATTACCCTAACTGGGCCACTGCCGATGTAAACGGATCAAATGTTGCCTATCTTGAAAACGGCATCTATCATTTGTATTTTAATGATTTTGCAACCAGGCCCAAAGCGGTCCATCATGCGGTAAGTACCGATGGGATAAATTTCAATTACACCGGCGATGCGCTGGCCGAGAATCTTGTTGCACAGGACGTAAAAGCCTTTACGTACAACAATGCCACTTACTATTTAATGGGAATGCACCATAACCGGCAGGAATTAAGATACAGCCTAAGCAACAGCCTGACCAGTTTTCCGGCCAGCAGCTTTTTGCTGGGCAATTACAATGCAGCCGATTTATATATTGTGTCGATGGGGTTTGTAACCAATGCCAACAGGTTATACGGCATTATTTATGGCGCAGGGCCTACCGGCGATTTGAGCCACAATTCGTTACACGCCAGGTGGCTTACAAAAAAAATAATTTTTATAAGCGACAGAACAAACGCCCGCTGGGGCGATATTGAAAGAGCGCACGGGCCCAACCAGGTTGTACTATACATGAGTACCGTGATGGAAACCGGCCGCTTTTATGTTTACGATACCGACGGCACCACCCTGCTGTATACCAGCCCGCAGGTTACTATGCGGTCGGGTGATGTGTGGACGTATAATCAATAA
- a CDS encoding NAD-dependent epimerase/dehydratase family protein, with translation MILITGATGFLGAELAKLLVTSGSNIRCTKRATSTIPALLVPFQSQIEWVEADLLDIFALENALAGVTQVYHCAAWVSLKSADKKPMINTNVTGTANLVNLCAEKGIRMVHVSSIAAIGLAKPGDLTTENHHLEQSTENDGYAISKLESEMEVWRGIAEGLDAVIVNPSLIIGASAGKAGSGALFETIRKGLKFYTSGTIGFVDVEDVAKCMVGLMNSVITAERYIISAENRTYQSITTEAANGFGIKPPAILAKPWLMEIGWRGAAVIAALTGGDPAIDKTSAQAASVTREFDNSKIKNAIGIEFKPISETIKEICKALH, from the coding sequence ATGATTCTAATTACTGGCGCAACAGGTTTTCTCGGGGCCGAACTGGCGAAACTGCTGGTTACATCTGGCTCAAACATTCGTTGCACCAAGAGGGCTACATCAACCATACCTGCGTTACTTGTCCCTTTTCAATCACAAATTGAATGGGTGGAGGCCGACTTGTTGGATATTTTTGCTTTGGAGAATGCTTTAGCTGGCGTAACCCAGGTTTATCATTGCGCGGCGTGGGTATCGTTAAAATCGGCCGATAAAAAGCCGATGATCAATACTAACGTGACCGGCACGGCCAACCTGGTTAATTTATGTGCCGAAAAGGGCATCAGGATGGTGCACGTAAGCTCGATAGCCGCTATAGGCCTGGCCAAACCCGGCGATCTTACTACCGAAAACCACCACCTGGAGCAATCAACAGAAAATGATGGTTATGCCATATCAAAGTTAGAGAGTGAGATGGAAGTATGGCGCGGTATTGCCGAAGGGCTGGATGCTGTAATTGTGAATCCATCGCTTATTATTGGCGCAAGCGCGGGTAAAGCTGGCAGCGGCGCGTTGTTTGAAACCATCCGTAAGGGCCTTAAATTTTATACCTCCGGCACCATTGGTTTTGTTGATGTAGAGGATGTAGCCAAATGTATGGTTGGCTTGATGAACAGTGTTATCACCGCCGAGCGCTACATTATCAGCGCCGAAAATCGCACCTATCAATCTATAACTACCGAGGCAGCAAACGGATTTGGGATTAAACCGCCCGCCATTTTAGCCAAACCCTGGCTGATGGAAATTGGCTGGCGCGGTGCCGCAGTAATAGCCGCGTTAACAGGTGGCGATCCGGCTATCGACAAAACATCGGCACAGGCGGCATCGGTAACACGGGAGTTTGATAACTCGAAAATCAAGAATGCTATTGGCATTGAATTTAAGCCGATCAGCGAAACCATTAAGGAGATTTGTAAGGCATTGCACTAA
- a CDS encoding TlpA disulfide reductase family protein gives MKKIFFLIIALLPAIAYAQSNDTFTINGKLGNVGAPAKVYLSYQLGANSVIDSADVVNGVFSFKGSMLNPVNATLVVDYKGLGIEKFTQQYSDGRALSKNADNLNFFIDKGTLTITSKDSVSKAQITGSQLNLDNIKLQAQLKSINMRGEHLMAEVKAATPEQQKSPAFQSAIQSKYKALQTLQSYTLKSFITDNPNSYLSLLALSSVGGPAPDPGEIEPLYNSLSADVRNTEAGKVLKAQLDALRVTAIGAIAPDFVQNDVNGTPVKLSSFRGKYVLLDFWASWCGPCRQENPNVVRNYNKYKTKNFTIVGVSLDRADSKSAWLAAIKSDGLDWTQVSDLKYWNNAAAALYSVTSIPQNYLIGPDGKIIAKNLRGEDLDAKLAELFGKI, from the coding sequence ATGAAGAAAATATTTTTTTTAATTATAGCCTTATTACCGGCCATTGCATATGCCCAAAGTAACGATACCTTTACTATAAATGGTAAATTGGGTAATGTAGGCGCGCCTGCAAAAGTTTATTTATCGTATCAATTGGGCGCCAACAGCGTTATTGATTCGGCCGATGTTGTAAATGGTGTTTTTAGTTTCAAAGGTTCGATGCTAAACCCGGTTAATGCCACGCTGGTGGTTGATTACAAAGGCCTGGGGATAGAAAAATTTACCCAGCAATATAGCGATGGCCGGGCATTATCAAAAAATGCCGATAACCTTAACTTTTTTATTGATAAAGGCACGCTGACTATTACCAGTAAAGATTCTGTTTCAAAAGCGCAGATAACCGGTTCGCAGCTTAACCTTGATAATATTAAACTGCAGGCCCAGCTGAAAAGCATCAACATGCGCGGCGAACACCTGATGGCCGAAGTTAAGGCTGCCACACCTGAGCAACAGAAGTCGCCTGCATTTCAAAGCGCTATACAAAGTAAGTATAAAGCATTGCAAACGCTGCAGAGCTATACCTTAAAGAGCTTTATAACCGATAACCCCAACAGTTACCTAAGCTTGCTGGCTTTAAGTTCGGTAGGTGGCCCGGCTCCTGATCCGGGTGAAATTGAGCCTTTGTACAACTCGCTTTCGGCCGACGTACGGAATACCGAAGCGGGTAAGGTGTTGAAAGCACAACTTGATGCCTTAAGGGTTACAGCAATAGGTGCAATTGCGCCCGATTTTGTACAAAACGATGTAAACGGCACACCGGTTAAATTATCATCATTCAGGGGAAAATATGTTTTGCTTGATTTTTGGGCTTCGTGGTGCGGCCCCTGCCGCCAGGAAAATCCTAACGTGGTGCGTAACTATAATAAGTATAAAACCAAAAACTTTACCATTGTTGGCGTGTCGTTAGACAGGGCCGACAGCAAATCGGCATGGCTTGCGGCAATTAAAAGTGATGGATTGGACTGGACCCAGGTATCTGACCTTAAGTATTGGAATAACGCTGCCGCGGCCCTTTATTCGGTAACCTCCATCCCACAAAACTACCTGATTGGCCCCGATGGAAAGATCATCGCCAAAAATCTTCGTGGCGAAGACCTTGATGCCAAGCTGGCTGAGCTTTTTGGGAAGATATAG
- the purD gene encoding phosphoribosylamine--glycine ligase — protein MNILILGSGGRESAFAWKIAQSPKCEKLFIAPGNAGTHQYGTNVNIKVTDFEGIKALVLEQAINLVLVGPEEPLVKGVHDFFLADEQLKNVPVVGPQQEAAQLEGSKDFSKQFMQRHNIPTAAYKTFTKDTLQEGLTYLATAGLPVVLKADGLAAGKGVLICTSLEEAQLELTQMLAEAKFGDASSSVVIEQFLQGIELSVFVMTDGSNYKILPEAKDYKRIGEGDTGLNTGGMGSISPVPFADAAYIKKVEDLVIIPTVEGLKKDGIPYKGFIFIGLMNKDGEPWVIEYNCRMGDPETESVMRRIDSDFVDLLQGVAEGNLNEKELIISSKTAATVVMVAGGYPGEYLKNKVITGTENVRDSIVFHAGTSLDGENVITTGGRVLAITTLQDNMFNALQQATADASRIYYDGMYFRKDIGFDLL, from the coding sequence ATGAATATCCTGATCCTCGGTTCGGGCGGAAGGGAAAGTGCCTTCGCCTGGAAAATTGCGCAAAGCCCTAAATGTGAAAAGCTTTTTATAGCCCCCGGCAATGCCGGCACTCACCAGTACGGCACCAACGTTAACATTAAGGTTACCGATTTTGAGGGCATTAAAGCACTGGTATTGGAACAAGCCATTAACCTGGTATTGGTAGGCCCCGAGGAGCCGCTGGTAAAAGGCGTTCATGATTTCTTTTTGGCCGATGAGCAATTAAAAAATGTACCCGTTGTAGGCCCCCAACAGGAAGCAGCCCAGTTAGAGGGCAGTAAGGATTTCAGCAAGCAGTTTATGCAAAGGCATAACATCCCTACGGCTGCTTATAAAACTTTCACTAAAGATACTTTGCAAGAGGGTCTTACTTACCTGGCCACCGCCGGCCTTCCCGTTGTACTTAAAGCTGATGGCCTGGCCGCCGGAAAAGGTGTGCTTATCTGCACCTCGCTTGAAGAAGCCCAATTGGAGCTTACCCAGATGCTTGCCGAAGCCAAATTTGGCGACGCCAGCTCAAGCGTGGTCATTGAACAATTCCTGCAAGGCATTGAACTATCTGTCTTCGTAATGACCGATGGCAGTAACTACAAAATACTACCTGAAGCTAAAGACTATAAACGTATTGGCGAAGGCGATACCGGGCTGAACACCGGCGGCATGGGTTCAATCTCGCCCGTACCGTTTGCAGATGCCGCCTATATTAAAAAGGTTGAAGATTTAGTGATCATCCCAACTGTCGAAGGTTTGAAAAAAGATGGAATCCCATATAAAGGCTTCATCTTCATCGGCCTGATGAATAAAGATGGCGAACCTTGGGTAATAGAATACAACTGCCGCATGGGCGACCCTGAAACCGAAAGCGTAATGCGCCGCATCGACAGCGATTTTGTTGACCTGCTGCAAGGCGTTGCCGAAGGCAACCTTAACGAAAAGGAACTAATTATTTCGTCAAAAACTGCCGCCACCGTGGTTATGGTAGCAGGCGGCTACCCGGGCGAATACCTTAAAAATAAAGTAATAACCGGCACCGAAAACGTGCGCGACAGTATAGTATTTCACGCAGGCACCAGCCTTGACGGCGAAAACGTGATTACCACAGGCGGCCGAGTTTTGGCAATAACTACCTTGCAGGACAACATGTTTAACGCCCTGCAACAAGCCACAGCCGATGCCAGCCGTATTTATTACGACGGCATGTACTTCAGGAAAGACATTGGATTTGACCTGCTTTAG
- a CDS encoding Rid family detoxifying hydrolase: MKKYTITLLLLLAISFGSKAQNTTMNTTQQSEKTVRDFLEIVRSGKSPERAAEFMADSVKAHQLNAEHPETVVRTPENYGQHVNEFLQSYGRYQFEITELIAGNDKVYARWKQTGNQIGDVDEFKSTGLPVTEIGSAVYRVYNGKIVEYWVQVDRKGTEIQQQNNGKAKSGETKTGLPFSDAYIYGDALYISGQIGIDHTGKLVSNGFEAEATQVMENLGKVLRKNKLNYQDLVNVTIYLTSMDNYAAANTVYSKYFHHKFPARVCIAVKELPRQAQIEIAAVAGFNN; encoded by the coding sequence ATGAAAAAGTACACCATTACGCTATTGCTTTTATTGGCAATATCTTTTGGCAGCAAAGCACAAAATACAACTATGAACACTACACAACAATCAGAAAAAACAGTAAGGGATTTTTTAGAAATCGTCCGTTCCGGAAAATCACCCGAAAGGGCTGCAGAATTTATGGCAGATTCGGTAAAAGCACATCAGCTTAATGCAGAGCACCCGGAAACCGTTGTCAGGACACCGGAAAACTACGGGCAGCATGTCAATGAATTCCTGCAAAGCTATGGCCGTTACCAATTTGAAATTACCGAACTTATTGCCGGTAACGACAAAGTTTATGCCCGCTGGAAACAAACCGGTAATCAAATTGGGGATGTGGACGAATTTAAATCTACAGGACTCCCTGTAACTGAAATAGGAAGCGCAGTTTACAGGGTTTACAACGGAAAAATAGTTGAATACTGGGTGCAGGTTGACAGGAAAGGTACAGAAATTCAGCAACAGAATAATGGGAAGGCTAAATCCGGCGAAACTAAAACAGGCCTGCCCTTTTCTGATGCTTATATTTACGGCGATGCATTGTATATATCCGGCCAGATTGGCATTGATCATACAGGTAAACTGGTAAGCAACGGATTTGAAGCAGAAGCAACACAGGTAATGGAAAACCTTGGCAAGGTATTGCGTAAAAATAAACTTAACTACCAGGACCTGGTCAATGTAACCATCTACCTTACCAGCATGGATAACTACGCTGCTGCCAACACTGTTTACAGCAAATATTTTCACCATAAATTCCCGGCCAGGGTTTGCATAGCCGTTAAGGAGTTACCACGCCAGGCGCAGATTGAGATTGCGGCGGTTGCAGGCTTTAATAACTAA